The following coding sequences lie in one Thermosulfuriphilus ammonigenes genomic window:
- a CDS encoding molybdopterin-dependent oxidoreductase has product MDAELSSKRAEVYRFLARALHDEPAKDFLLRLAEPGFTKGVEGLKSQAPLVDLTVGLAKVADYLQKEGPEEVYKKLRFEYADLFLNAGPNPVFPYESVYLNREPVVIRGAVAQVRQAYRAFDVKKDPAYYELDDHIAVELDFLAYLLDKAGQGDEAAFKGHIEFLRQHLLNWVVEFVAVLSGAAQSPYYQGLAELLMSFLFQERMYLFNVESGTSPNQPYLETLNLMVPILKELGLSGYSTLSPGALPEEGLKTYPTHCYICLGLCGQTVRVKDGIIQGITGLAGDPKGGGRLCIKGGNAHLQAYSAYRLKTPLIKEEGRFRKASWDEALDYVARRLKELDPATVGYHRGNDYNAWLHEAVMAAYGCPHKVTHRVMCDNPIRMANEYNLNDKRPWIDYRQSDFVILFGINEFATSGGQRKLGLLKEALKRGCKLVAVDPRRSETAAAATEWIPIKPATDGALALAMCYVIVKNELYDREFVENWTYGFEDFKRRLLGEEDGQPRSPEWAEKICGVPALTIERLGLEFGYADHPAALCWTGVSQSPNAFYATMAIMALNGLKGTFDAPGGPSLPFKRKLSSPWGEGQPKPPNNAPKVKLNEGRIWSGWWPAYLEEQVDQGKIKALVCYFGDPVLSCGNEDSIVRAIKKMDFRVAIDIFMSNTASLSDVVLPDCTYLEQSRVVPDWTYEAFISLFQRVIDPLYDSRPIWWIFTELARRLGLGEYFPWKDEEEFIRNQLRGLPVTLEELKKRGYYITDPHEYFKYKKWGSLNPPEGYGSSGKTPTGKYNFKHPVAEKKGIDPLPDYKEPWEDWPDLKPDEEYPLILGYFRVLEHEHCGTMNNIQLMKQRGSNPLWINVIDAKLRGLKDGDQVVVKSPWGQFETRVRVTWNIRQGVVAAAGGFGHWRGLEADPKYPRFWGTGTTKVMKPACSCLYSGTPPLKFNKVQVIKKEGS; this is encoded by the coding sequence ATGGACGCAGAACTATCCAGCAAACGGGCGGAGGTCTATCGCTTTCTGGCCAGGGCCCTTCATGATGAACCGGCAAAGGATTTTCTCCTTCGTCTGGCCGAACCAGGTTTTACCAAGGGGGTCGAGGGCCTAAAGTCCCAGGCCCCCTTGGTGGATCTGACTGTCGGGCTGGCCAAGGTGGCAGACTACCTTCAAAAAGAGGGGCCGGAGGAGGTCTACAAAAAACTCAGGTTCGAATACGCCGATCTTTTCCTCAATGCAGGCCCCAATCCGGTCTTCCCCTATGAGTCAGTCTATCTAAACCGAGAACCGGTGGTTATCCGGGGGGCCGTGGCTCAGGTAAGACAGGCCTATCGAGCCTTTGATGTCAAGAAGGATCCGGCCTACTACGAGCTGGATGACCACATTGCCGTAGAGTTGGATTTTCTGGCCTATCTTCTGGACAAGGCCGGCCAGGGAGACGAGGCGGCCTTTAAAGGCCATATTGAGTTTCTGCGTCAGCATCTCCTTAACTGGGTGGTGGAGTTTGTGGCTGTTCTTTCTGGAGCCGCTCAGAGTCCCTATTACCAGGGGCTGGCCGAGCTTTTGATGTCCTTTCTGTTCCAGGAGCGGATGTATCTTTTTAATGTCGAATCCGGGACCAGTCCCAATCAGCCTTACCTGGAGACCTTGAATCTAATGGTCCCCATTCTCAAGGAATTGGGGCTTTCTGGTTACTCAACCCTCAGTCCGGGGGCCCTTCCGGAAGAGGGGCTAAAGACCTACCCTACCCATTGCTACATATGTCTGGGGCTCTGTGGCCAGACGGTACGGGTTAAAGATGGTATCATCCAGGGAATCACAGGTCTGGCCGGTGATCCTAAAGGTGGCGGTCGTCTCTGTATTAAGGGAGGAAACGCCCATCTTCAGGCCTACAGTGCCTACCGTCTTAAGACACCCCTTATCAAGGAAGAGGGCCGTTTCCGCAAGGCCAGCTGGGATGAGGCCCTAGATTATGTTGCCCGGAGGCTAAAAGAGCTTGATCCAGCTACGGTGGGCTACCACCGGGGCAATGATTACAATGCCTGGCTCCATGAGGCGGTCATGGCCGCCTATGGTTGCCCCCACAAGGTCACCCATCGGGTAATGTGCGATAACCCCATCCGGATGGCCAATGAATATAACCTGAACGACAAACGCCCCTGGATTGACTACCGACAGAGCGACTTTGTCATCCTTTTTGGTATCAACGAATTTGCCACCTCTGGAGGGCAGCGCAAACTGGGGCTTCTTAAAGAGGCCCTTAAAAGAGGCTGTAAGCTGGTGGCCGTTGACCCCCGTCGCAGCGAGACGGCGGCCGCAGCTACCGAGTGGATCCCCATAAAGCCGGCTACTGACGGGGCCTTGGCCCTGGCCATGTGCTATGTGATTGTCAAAAATGAACTTTATGATCGGGAGTTTGTAGAGAACTGGACTTATGGCTTTGAGGACTTTAAGCGCCGCCTTTTAGGCGAGGAGGATGGTCAGCCCCGGAGTCCGGAGTGGGCGGAGAAGATCTGTGGCGTTCCGGCCTTAACCATTGAGCGCCTGGGCCTTGAGTTCGGCTATGCCGATCATCCGGCCGCCCTGTGCTGGACCGGCGTCTCTCAGAGCCCTAACGCCTTCTACGCTACCATGGCCATTATGGCCCTAAACGGCCTAAAGGGCACCTTTGATGCCCCCGGGGGGCCCAGCCTTCCCTTCAAACGCAAGCTCTCAAGCCCCTGGGGTGAAGGACAGCCCAAGCCTCCTAATAATGCCCCCAAGGTGAAGCTTAATGAGGGCCGGATATGGAGTGGCTGGTGGCCGGCCTACCTGGAAGAGCAAGTGGATCAGGGGAAGATAAAGGCTCTGGTCTGCTATTTTGGTGATCCCGTCCTTTCCTGCGGCAACGAAGATTCCATCGTTCGGGCCATCAAAAAGATGGACTTCCGGGTAGCTATTGACATCTTTATGAGCAATACGGCTAGCCTCTCGGATGTGGTTTTGCCTGATTGTACCTATCTTGAGCAGAGTCGGGTGGTGCCTGACTGGACTTACGAGGCCTTTATCAGCCTCTTTCAGCGGGTGATTGACCCTCTCTATGATTCTCGTCCTATCTGGTGGATTTTTACCGAGCTTGCCAGGCGGCTTGGCCTGGGTGAATACTTCCCCTGGAAAGATGAAGAAGAGTTTATTCGTAATCAATTAAGGGGGCTTCCGGTCACCCTTGAGGAGCTCAAAAAGAGGGGCTACTACATCACTGACCCTCACGAATACTTTAAGTACAAAAAGTGGGGGAGCCTTAATCCCCCAGAGGGCTACGGCTCTTCGGGCAAGACCCCCACGGGAAAGTATAACTTCAAGCATCCGGTAGCCGAGAAAAAGGGCATAGACCCTCTGCCAGACTACAAAGAGCCCTGGGAAGACTGGCCGGATCTTAAACCCGACGAGGAATACCCCCTCATTCTCGGTTACTTCCGGGTTCTGGAGCATGAGCATTGCGGAACCATGAACAATATCCAGCTTATGAAACAGCGGGGGAGCAATCCCCTGTGGATCAACGTTATTGACGCCAAACTAAGGGGCCTAAAAGATGGCGATCAGGTGGTGGTTAAGAGCCCCTGGGGGCAGTTTGAGACTCGAGTTCGCGTTACCTGGAATATTCGCCAGGGGGTGGTGGCCGCTGCTGGCGGATTCGGACACTGGCGGGGGCTTGAGGCTGATCCAAAATATCCCCGCTTCTGGGGAACGGGAACGACCAAGGTTATGAAGCCGGCCTGCAGTTGTCTTTATAGTGGTACACCGCCCTTGAAATTCAACAAAGTTCAGGTGATAAAAAAAGAAGGCTCTTAG
- a CDS encoding redox-sensing transcriptional repressor Rex, which yields MEFRDSQSTIIRLFLYRRCLEELLRKGRRVISSQAMAHYCGVNPAQLRKDLSFFGRFGVRGVGYNVPQLLEEIKNILGLNQKRRIALVGFNPLGETVMRYFIEPREEYELTAVFDYDSQKVGQVVKEGLQVEAIESLPQRVHEGEIEIGVICTERELAEQAVGDLAEAGVRGILNFSPVRLNCLPHVIVQNVDFTILLDTLTYSMSEKGRRKTGRRQYNKVKQIVAAVL from the coding sequence ATGGAGTTTAGGGACAGTCAGAGCACAATTATCAGGCTTTTTCTCTATCGGCGCTGTCTGGAGGAGCTTTTACGTAAGGGACGTCGGGTCATCTCCTCCCAGGCCATGGCCCATTATTGTGGGGTCAATCCGGCCCAGCTGCGAAAGGATCTTTCCTTCTTCGGTCGCTTCGGTGTCCGGGGGGTGGGTTATAACGTGCCCCAGCTTCTGGAGGAGATTAAAAACATCCTCGGGCTCAATCAAAAAAGACGCATTGCTTTGGTGGGTTTTAACCCCCTGGGAGAGACGGTGATGCGTTATTTTATCGAGCCCCGGGAGGAATATGAGCTGACCGCGGTCTTTGATTATGATTCGCAGAAGGTGGGGCAGGTGGTAAAAGAGGGGCTTCAGGTCGAGGCCATAGAATCCCTGCCCCAAAGAGTGCACGAAGGGGAGATAGAGATCGGAGTTATCTGTACCGAAAGAGAACTCGCCGAACAGGCAGTGGGGGATCTGGCTGAGGCTGGTGTTCGGGGAATACTCAACTTTTCTCCGGTGAGGCTCAACTGCCTGCCACACGTGATTGTTCAGAATGTTGACTTTACGATTTTGCTAGACACCTTAACCTATTCCATGTCAGAAAAAGGAAGAAGAAAAACTGGTCGAAGGCAGTATAACAAGGTCAAACAGATTGTGGCCGCTGTTCTCTGA
- a CDS encoding sigma-54-dependent transcriptional regulator, producing the protein MNSNKKRAFKKEGADQPLVVIIDDDQDFARLLERVIKRGVSCRTKAFTDGRSAIGFIKREAPEVVVTDVRLPDIDGFAILEATKKSSPLSTIILITGYGTIEMAVEALKQGAYDFIPKPFDNDRVIHAVEKALERTHLLRENVHLKSCLRSFSQGDFIGRSPRLRRVISLIEKIAPTDVTVLIRGESGTGKELAARAIHRLSPRAERDLIVVNCPAVPEHILESELFGYRKGAFTGATRDKKGLFEMAHGSTILLDEIGDISPTLQTKLLRVLQEKEIHPLGATKPIKVDVRVLASTNQDLEAKIKQGLFREDLFYRLNVVTIQMPSLAEISEDIPLLARHFLEIFGREYGREELEFSPEALKYLLSRPWPGNVRELQNVIRRAVLLTQANVITPADLDPESEPPLEDQAGGLLPYHEAKARVMERFVRDYVRQALELAGGNVSKAARLAGLRRQVFQRLMRQGAT; encoded by the coding sequence ATGAATTCCAACAAGAAAAGGGCTTTTAAGAAAGAGGGGGCCGATCAGCCCCTGGTGGTAATCATTGACGACGATCAAGATTTTGCCCGCCTTCTGGAACGGGTCATCAAAAGGGGGGTTTCTTGCCGAACAAAGGCCTTTACCGACGGCCGTTCGGCCATTGGCTTTATCAAGCGAGAGGCCCCGGAGGTGGTGGTCACCGATGTCCGTCTGCCGGACATAGACGGGTTTGCCATTCTGGAGGCTACCAAAAAGAGCAGCCCCCTTTCGACCATTATCCTCATTACCGGATACGGCACGATAGAGATGGCCGTTGAGGCCCTTAAACAGGGGGCCTATGACTTTATCCCCAAACCCTTTGACAATGATCGGGTGATTCACGCCGTTGAAAAGGCCCTGGAACGAACCCATCTTCTCCGGGAAAACGTCCACCTAAAAAGTTGTCTCCGCTCCTTTTCCCAGGGAGACTTTATCGGTCGTTCTCCCCGCCTTCGCCGAGTAATCTCCCTTATCGAGAAGATTGCTCCCACTGATGTAACGGTGCTTATCCGTGGCGAATCTGGAACCGGCAAGGAGTTGGCCGCCCGAGCCATTCATCGCCTCAGCCCCCGGGCCGAACGGGATCTCATTGTCGTTAACTGTCCGGCAGTGCCCGAACATATTTTGGAAAGCGAGCTCTTTGGTTACCGTAAAGGGGCCTTTACCGGGGCCACGCGGGATAAGAAAGGGCTTTTTGAAATGGCCCATGGTTCTACCATTCTTCTGGATGAGATCGGCGACATCTCTCCCACCCTTCAGACCAAGCTTCTTCGGGTTCTTCAAGAAAAGGAGATTCATCCCTTGGGAGCCACCAAGCCCATCAAAGTGGATGTCCGGGTTCTGGCCTCCACTAACCAGGATCTAGAGGCCAAAATCAAACAGGGACTTTTTCGGGAGGATCTCTTTTATCGCCTCAACGTGGTTACCATCCAGATGCCCTCCTTGGCCGAGATATCCGAAGACATTCCCCTTTTGGCCCGCCACTTTCTGGAGATCTTTGGTCGAGAGTATGGCCGCGAGGAGCTGGAGTTCAGCCCTGAGGCCCTTAAGTACCTTTTAAGCCGTCCTTGGCCAGGCAATGTCCGGGAACTCCAGAACGTTATCCGGCGAGCCGTTCTCCTCACCCAGGCGAACGTCATCACTCCTGCTGATCTGGATCCCGAAAGTGAGCCCCCCCTGGAAGATCAGGCCGGAGGCCTTCTCCCTTACCATGAGGCCAAGGCCCGGGTAATGGAGAGATTTGTTCGCGACTATGTTCGCCAGGCCTTAGAACTTGCCGGTGGCAATGTTTCTAAGGCGGCCCGGCTGGCCGGTTTAAGGCGGCAGGTCTTCCAGAGGCTTATGCGTCAGGGTGCCACATAA
- a CDS encoding ATP-binding protein — protein MTSGLPLFPLYLVDFIGALIMMFFAFWTSVYSWRLVRKDPTDILWRYLFWLSMALVGLSISRAAGHAARFILLSMELHGIWLKIAPYTGALNTIFFIAVAVSTFYYQNIRQAVERLRRFNMELERRIEERTQELLLSEQKFHRLFENSKDMIYFCNEYGHITDINPAGAAMLGYEEEELVNTPLWRVIAKAEDWEIYYTQLCQLGHITDFETQLLRKDGSICHVLISASAIKDKKGNLVGCEGIAKDMTRFREMTQQLIQSEKLASIGQLAAGVAHEINTPLGIILGYTQILEEDLEENPEAREYLGIIERQTKICRRIVGDLLRFARMGKSGEGEVDINLCVQEVASILSHSLSIEQISLELKLAPDLPRIRGDQEKIRQVLVNLVTNAFQAIGHNGRIEIETTYHPQEEEILITVADTGPGIPPEIIDKIFDPFFTTKEVGQGTGLGLSVSFGIIKDHGGKIKVESPPADKELKKRGIRTVFYIRLPVHRRGETNPP, from the coding sequence ATGACATCTGGCCTGCCGCTCTTTCCCCTGTATCTGGTTGACTTTATTGGGGCCCTGATAATGATGTTTTTTGCCTTCTGGACTTCCGTCTACAGCTGGCGCCTGGTAAGGAAGGATCCTACGGATATCCTCTGGCGTTATCTCTTCTGGCTCTCCATGGCCCTGGTGGGTCTGTCTATCTCGCGGGCCGCAGGTCACGCCGCCCGTTTTATTCTTCTTTCTATGGAGCTTCACGGAATCTGGCTAAAGATAGCCCCTTATACCGGGGCCCTTAACACCATCTTCTTCATCGCTGTGGCCGTATCCACCTTTTACTACCAAAACATCCGTCAAGCCGTGGAAAGGCTCCGGCGATTTAACATGGAGCTGGAAAGAAGAATCGAAGAACGCACCCAGGAACTCCTCCTCTCAGAGCAAAAGTTCCACCGACTTTTTGAGAACAGCAAAGACATGATTTACTTCTGCAACGAATACGGCCACATAACCGACATCAATCCGGCCGGGGCAGCCATGTTAGGCTACGAGGAAGAAGAACTGGTAAACACCCCCCTTTGGCGGGTTATCGCCAAGGCTGAAGATTGGGAGATCTACTACACCCAGCTATGCCAGCTAGGACACATCACCGACTTTGAGACCCAGCTTTTAAGAAAGGATGGTTCCATCTGCCACGTGCTGATCTCCGCCAGTGCCATAAAGGATAAAAAAGGAAACCTGGTAGGGTGCGAGGGTATCGCCAAGGACATGACCAGATTCCGGGAAATGACCCAGCAGCTCATCCAGTCAGAGAAGCTGGCCTCCATCGGTCAGCTGGCAGCCGGAGTGGCCCATGAAATAAATACGCCTTTAGGGATTATCCTGGGTTACACCCAGATCTTGGAGGAAGATCTGGAAGAAAATCCAGAGGCCCGCGAGTATCTTGGAATCATCGAACGCCAGACCAAAATCTGTCGGCGCATCGTGGGCGACCTTCTCCGCTTTGCTCGCATGGGGAAAAGTGGTGAAGGGGAGGTTGATATCAACCTCTGCGTGCAGGAGGTGGCCTCCATCCTCTCTCACAGCCTGAGCATTGAGCAAATCTCTCTTGAGCTCAAATTGGCCCCCGACCTTCCCCGGATAAGGGGAGACCAGGAAAAGATCCGGCAGGTATTAGTCAATCTGGTAACCAACGCCTTCCAGGCCATTGGTCACAACGGTCGCATCGAGATTGAGACTACCTACCACCCCCAGGAAGAAGAGATTCTCATTACTGTGGCCGATACCGGGCCAGGAATCCCGCCAGAGATAATAGACAAGATTTTTGACCCTTTCTTCACCACTAAGGAGGTGGGACAGGGTACCGGGCTGGGGCTCTCGGTGAGCTTCGGAATTATCAAGGATCACGGGGGAAAAATCAAAGTGGAAAGCCCTCCGGCGGACAAGGAGCTCAAAAAGAGAGGGATCCGGACTGTTTTTTACATTCGCCTGCCTGTCCACCGGAGGGGGGAGACTAACCCACCCTGA
- a CDS encoding response regulator, translating into MAKILVLDDVEDAVVMLKKILERKGHQIFGFTDEDEAISFAKDNQLDLAILDIKLQKMSGVEVLRKLKEYQPQIKVIMLTGYPTVESARESLSLGASEYCLKPIDKNELETKVAQVLKGGKAEIRVG; encoded by the coding sequence ATGGCCAAAATCCTCGTACTAGATGATGTCGAAGACGCAGTAGTTATGCTTAAAAAAATTTTAGAACGCAAAGGACACCAAATCTTTGGCTTCACCGATGAGGATGAGGCCATCTCCTTTGCCAAGGACAACCAGCTTGATCTGGCCATCCTGGACATCAAACTCCAGAAGATGAGTGGGGTTGAGGTCTTGAGGAAGCTTAAAGAGTATCAGCCCCAGATCAAAGTCATCATGCTCACCGGTTATCCAACGGTGGAATCCGCCCGGGAGTCGCTCAGTCTGGGAGCCAGTGAGTACTGCCTTAAGCCCATAGATAAAAATGAGCTGGAGACCAAGGTGGCCCAGGTCCTCAAGGGAGGCAAGGCGGAGATCAGGGTGGGTTAG
- a CDS encoding two-component system sensor histidine kinase NtrB has translation MVLSSQLRRSNNCLDTIKAVLNILPEAAFILDLQLRVEWLNPSALAWAEGSPEPVGRSLGEFFRDKRAFEEFKELLLKSRELKDFKTTFAPPGGQERLVAIRALCLSERVVLLVRDLSVPDIDCQRLAQLEKLATMGLLAMAMVHDLNTPLGIILGYVQMLEEDLAKDPEARKMLQVIETQLRHCRELTHRLLSLARPHEEGFQETDLNQVVEETLELMKESFRARGIRLVSRLAKNLQKIWGSPERLREALINLLTNAQEAIGKGGEIILTTENQENQVTLAVADTGSGIPEDKKGYLFRPFFSCKEGGTGLGLFIVDSILREHGATIEVQSPIRDPHWGPAGQGTVFIIRFPAKASVRMEQKHS, from the coding sequence ATGGTGCTTTCCTCTCAACTTCGCAGATCAAACAATTGCCTGGATACCATAAAGGCGGTTTTAAATATTCTTCCTGAGGCCGCCTTTATACTTGACCTCCAGCTTCGGGTGGAGTGGCTTAACCCTTCGGCCCTTGCCTGGGCCGAAGGAAGCCCGGAGCCGGTGGGGCGCTCCCTGGGGGAATTTTTCCGGGATAAGAGGGCCTTTGAGGAATTCAAAGAGCTCCTCCTTAAGAGCAGAGAGCTTAAGGACTTCAAGACCACCTTTGCTCCCCCTGGTGGGCAGGAGCGTTTGGTGGCTATACGGGCTCTTTGTCTTTCAGAGAGGGTGGTCTTGCTGGTGAGGGATCTTTCCGTCCCCGATATCGATTGTCAACGTCTGGCCCAGCTGGAGAAGCTGGCCACCATGGGTCTTCTGGCCATGGCTATGGTCCATGATCTTAATACTCCTTTGGGGATTATTCTGGGGTATGTTCAGATGCTGGAGGAGGACCTGGCCAAAGATCCGGAGGCCCGAAAGATGCTTCAGGTCATCGAGACCCAGCTCCGTCACTGTCGGGAGCTCACCCATCGTCTCCTTTCTCTGGCCCGTCCCCATGAGGAAGGCTTTCAGGAGACAGACCTCAATCAAGTGGTGGAAGAGACCCTTGAACTTATGAAAGAGAGTTTTCGGGCCCGGGGAATTCGTCTGGTTAGCAGGTTGGCCAAGAATTTGCAGAAAATATGGGGTAGCCCGGAGAGGTTAAGGGAGGCCCTGATTAATCTTCTCACCAATGCCCAGGAGGCCATCGGCAAGGGAGGGGAGATCATCCTGACCACGGAAAATCAAGAGAATCAGGTGACATTGGCCGTGGCCGATACAGGGAGCGGTATTCCGGAAGACAAAAAAGGCTATCTTTTCCGACCCTTCTTCTCCTGCAAAGAAGGGGGGACAGGTTTGGGGCTCTTTATCGTCGATTCCATCCTTAGGGAGCATGGGGCAACCATTGAGGTCCAATCTCCCATAAGGGATCCCCACTGGGGGCCGGCGGGGCAAGGCACGGTCTTTATCATCCGCTTTCCGGCCAAAGCCTCCGTAAGGATGGAGCAAAAGCACAGCTAA
- a CDS encoding M48 family metallopeptidase: MLHRLAPFWISLVLILSACATVTGPPVSEKERYQAKVAILTYKWRDYLRCQRRVGDVLYRLLLAIDDGRKEYPYLGVKTINLARLTPEEKEALSQVEGASLPDEGYLVTYASPYYRKTGLKPPAVISPQASRLRLSRGPLKIQLIDGQELDIRPQMIRTRPADFKVVDSEEINAWATPEYVIYVTTALCRLLPEDDQLAAVVGHELAHLKRGHIAKRQGLVTLRDLFGLVLGSLGGATAHDIYQVGTNFALLKFSRDQEREADFFGLYYAYKAGFNLEKAAETWLYLGAVLPRTDQPSLLLTHPVTEERLARIRKIVALIKQGKSFEDFIHSEQ; this comes from the coding sequence ATGCTGCACCGCCTGGCCCCCTTCTGGATCTCCTTAGTCCTTATCCTTTCTGCCTGTGCCACCGTCACCGGACCCCCCGTAAGCGAAAAAGAACGTTACCAGGCCAAAGTAGCCATTCTTACCTATAAGTGGCGAGATTACCTCCGCTGCCAGCGCCGGGTAGGCGACGTCCTTTATCGGCTTCTTCTGGCTATAGACGACGGCCGAAAGGAATATCCCTATCTGGGGGTCAAAACCATAAACCTGGCCAGGCTCACCCCGGAGGAAAAAGAGGCCCTTTCCCAGGTTGAGGGAGCCAGCCTGCCGGATGAGGGCTATCTGGTCACCTATGCTAGCCCTTATTACCGGAAGACAGGCCTTAAGCCACCGGCCGTTATCTCCCCTCAGGCCTCAAGGCTTCGCCTCTCCAGAGGCCCCCTTAAGATACAGCTGATCGATGGTCAAGAACTGGACATCCGCCCCCAGATGATCCGCACCAGGCCGGCCGACTTTAAAGTGGTTGACAGTGAGGAGATAAACGCCTGGGCCACCCCGGAGTACGTCATCTATGTGACCACGGCCTTGTGTCGCCTCCTTCCAGAAGATGACCAGCTGGCGGCGGTGGTGGGCCATGAGCTGGCCCACCTTAAACGCGGCCACATCGCCAAACGGCAAGGGTTGGTCACCTTAAGGGATCTATTTGGTCTGGTGTTGGGTTCCCTGGGAGGGGCCACAGCCCATGATATCTACCAGGTAGGAACCAACTTCGCCCTTCTTAAATTCAGCCGAGATCAGGAAAGAGAGGCGGATTTCTTTGGCCTTTATTATGCCTACAAGGCGGGATTCAACCTTGAAAAGGCCGCCGAAACCTGGCTCTATTTGGGAGCCGTCTTACCCCGGACGGATCAGCCCAGCCTTCTCCTCACCCATCCGGTCACTGAGGAGAGACTGGCCCGGATACGTAAAATTGTTGCCTTGATCAAACAGGGAAAAAGCTTTGAAGACTTCATCCACTCCGAACAATAG
- a CDS encoding ABC transporter ATP-binding protein, translating to MRRIWQLARPYWWLVSLAIVFSFVASSLQGAIAWLVKPAMDKVLLARNYQYLALLPVGVIALIFLRSGAAFVQSYCMRVASLRLVRDVRNLLYHHLIRLPVGYFQKETSGRIVSRLVTDVSLIETSLGTIFQTTMIEGATVITLAAVALWRRWDLALLSFIVLPLVGYMARRLGVRIHRRRHRAQEKIADVTHRISEAIQGLKVIKVFGQESQRERIFSQENKRFYREMVRLTRLKEGTRILADGLTGLGVALVLWYGGSLVVRGVITSGDFFSILTALFMVFTPVKRLARSYTNIQEIRAAIDRVDQLLYLPEEKSGQHPIDSFRREIRFEKVSFAYPGSSEPVLKEVDLVIGQGEVVAIVGPSGAGKSTLVDLIPRFFDPTSGRILIDGLDLRELDLRDLRNLMAIVSQDVILFNDTVAENIAFGRPEASLEEIIEAAKMAYAHEFIENLPQGYQTLLGERGLNLSGGQRQRIAIARAILKNPPILILDEATSALDAVSERLVQKALEKMMIGRTTIVVAHRLSTIKGADKIVVLDQGQIIAQGRHEELFQKNPTYRQLYSTFLNEEERSQVIPLKR from the coding sequence ATGCGGCGGATATGGCAGCTGGCCCGTCCTTACTGGTGGCTGGTCTCTCTGGCCATTGTCTTCAGTTTTGTGGCCTCCTCCCTTCAGGGGGCTATTGCATGGCTGGTCAAGCCAGCCATGGACAAAGTCCTGCTGGCCCGTAACTACCAATACCTGGCCCTCCTTCCCGTAGGGGTAATAGCCCTTATCTTTTTGCGTTCCGGGGCGGCCTTTGTCCAGTCCTACTGCATGAGGGTGGCCAGCCTCCGTCTTGTTCGCGATGTCCGCAACCTTCTCTATCACCACCTCATCCGCCTGCCGGTGGGCTACTTCCAAAAGGAGACCTCTGGAAGAATCGTCTCTCGTCTGGTAACCGATGTCTCCCTTATCGAGACAAGCCTGGGAACCATATTTCAGACCACCATGATCGAAGGGGCCACGGTGATCACCCTGGCGGCGGTGGCCCTGTGGCGCCGCTGGGACCTGGCCCTGCTTTCCTTTATTGTTTTGCCCCTGGTGGGCTACATGGCCCGGCGACTTGGAGTGCGTATCCATCGCCGTCGCCATCGCGCCCAGGAGAAAATCGCCGATGTCACCCATCGAATCTCGGAGGCCATCCAAGGGCTAAAGGTGATCAAGGTCTTCGGTCAGGAGAGTCAGCGGGAGAGGATCTTCTCCCAGGAGAATAAGCGTTTTTACCGGGAGATGGTCCGACTGACCAGGCTCAAGGAGGGGACAAGGATCCTGGCCGATGGTCTTACGGGGCTGGGGGTGGCCTTAGTTCTCTGGTACGGAGGCAGCCTGGTGGTCAGAGGGGTTATTACTTCTGGAGACTTCTTCTCCATTCTTACTGCCCTCTTCATGGTCTTTACCCCGGTCAAACGCCTGGCTCGCTCTTACACCAACATCCAGGAGATTCGGGCGGCCATAGACCGGGTGGATCAACTCCTTTACCTGCCGGAGGAAAAAAGCGGCCAGCACCCCATTGACTCCTTCCGCCGGGAGATTCGCTTTGAAAAGGTTTCCTTCGCCTATCCAGGTAGCTCCGAACCGGTTTTGAAGGAAGTCGATCTGGTCATAGGTCAGGGAGAGGTGGTAGCCATTGTCGGACCTAGTGGGGCCGGGAAATCCACCCTGGTGGACCTTATCCCCCGCTTTTTTGATCCTACCTCCGGGCGAATCCTTATTGACGGCCTTGACTTACGTGAGCTTGATCTCCGGGATCTCCGAAACCTTATGGCCATCGTCTCTCAAGACGTTATCCTCTTTAACGATACCGTGGCCGAAAATATCGCCTTTGGTCGGCCGGAGGCCTCCCTGGAGGAGATAATAGAGGCGGCCAAGATGGCTTACGCCCACGAGTTTATAGAAAACCTGCCCCAAGGATACCAGACCCTCCTTGGCGAAAGAGGGCTTAACCTCTCCGGGGGACAGCGTCAGAGAATCGCCATCGCCAGGGCCATCCTCAAGAATCCTCCCATCCTCATCCTGGATGAGGCGACCAGTGCCCTGGATGCTGTCTCAGAGAGGTTGGTCCAGAAGGCCCTGGAGAAGATGATGATCGGCCGGACAACTATTGTCGTCGCCCACCGGCTCTCCACCATAAAGGGAGCGGATAAAATCGTCGTCCTGGACCAGGGGCAGATTATTGCTCAAGGCCGGCATGAGGAACTCTTTCAAAAGAATCCCACTTATCGCCAGCTCTACAGCACCTTCCTTAACGAAGAGGAGCGAAGTCAGGTAATCCCCCTTAAAAGATAG